From Syntrophorhabdus sp., a single genomic window includes:
- a CDS encoding 50S ribosomal protein L10: protein MERQKKAKVVEELGSKLKELDCLFLADFSGMNVGQVTKLRRELRSVGTEFTVVKNTLLRIASKGTKAEALYDKFDGPNAIICTNGDPIGPAKVIAGLAKEIPNLKMKAGYIGSRTITPEEIQRLATLPSKEVLLGKFVGLLKGQPARLVYALSGNLNRLMLVLNSIKAQKEQA from the coding sequence TTGGAACGGCAAAAAAAGGCAAAGGTTGTTGAGGAACTGGGATCGAAGCTCAAAGAGCTCGATTGCCTTTTCCTGGCCGACTTCAGCGGCATGAACGTGGGCCAGGTGACAAAGCTCAGAAGAGAGCTGCGCAGTGTCGGCACGGAATTCACCGTTGTCAAGAACACTCTGCTCAGAATTGCGTCGAAAGGCACCAAAGCAGAGGCTCTCTATGACAAGTTCGATGGTCCGAACGCGATCATCTGCACGAACGGTGACCCGATCGGCCCGGCGAAGGTGATCGCCGGCCTGGCCAAAGAGATTCCCAACCTGAAGATGAAAGCGGGCTACATCGGCAGCCGTACGATCACGCCGGAAGAGATCCAGAGGCTCGCGACGCTTCCGTCGAAAGAGGTACTCCTCGGGAAGTTCGTCGGTCTTCTCAAGGGTCAGCCGGCACGTCTCGTTTACGCGTTGTCGGGGAATCTGAACAGGCTTATGCTCGTGCTTAATTCGATCAAAGCACAAAAAGAACAGGCATAA
- the nusG gene encoding transcription termination/antitermination protein NusG has protein sequence MDKKWYVVHTYSGYEQKVKEMLEENIKITKMEEYFGDIIVPSEIIMEKVKGQVKKSQRTVFPGYIIVNMVMNDTTWHFVRNTPKVTGFVGYDKMNPPALPEKEVNDIINAIQEGKGKIKPKIRFEKGDGIKVTEGPFTNFTGNVEEIKPEKGKVKVLLNIFGRTTPVELDFIQIEKI, from the coding sequence ATGGATAAGAAATGGTATGTTGTCCACACCTATTCGGGATACGAACAAAAAGTGAAGGAGATGCTGGAAGAGAACATTAAGATCACGAAGATGGAGGAGTATTTCGGGGACATCATCGTTCCTTCCGAGATCATCATGGAGAAGGTCAAGGGGCAGGTGAAAAAATCCCAGAGGACCGTTTTCCCGGGATACATAATCGTCAACATGGTCATGAACGACACCACCTGGCATTTTGTGCGCAACACACCGAAGGTAACAGGCTTTGTGGGCTACGACAAGATGAACCCTCCCGCCCTGCCCGAGAAGGAAGTGAACGATATCATCAACGCGATCCAGGAAGGCAAGGGAAAGATCAAACCCAAGATCAGGTTCGAAAAGGGTGACGGCATCAAGGTCACCGAGGGGCCTTTCACCAACTTTACCGGCAATGTGGAGGAGATAAAACCCGAGAAGGGCAAGGTGAAGGTCCTTCTGAACATCTTCGGGAGAACGACGCCGGTTGAGCTTGATTTTATCCAGATAGAGAAAATATGA
- the secE gene encoding preprotein translocase subunit SecE, with the protein MDLKNKLEPVKDYFREVYHEGKRVTWPSRKDAMKGTYIVLITVVISALFLGVVDIGLAKIIQALIR; encoded by the coding sequence ATGGATCTGAAGAACAAACTCGAGCCTGTTAAGGATTATTTCCGGGAAGTGTATCACGAAGGGAAGAGGGTTACCTGGCCGTCAAGGAAGGATGCCATGAAGGGAACATATATCGTTCTCATCACGGTGGTCATCTCGGCGCTCTTTCTCGGTGTAGTCGACATCGGCCTCGCGAAGATCATCCAGGCCCTCATACGGTAA
- the rplK gene encoding 50S ribosomal protein L11, whose product MAKKVIALVKLQLQAGQATPSPPVGPALGQHGVNIMEFCKAFNERTKSQEGTIIPALITIFSDRTFTFVTKTPPASFLIKKAAKLAKGAHAPRKETVGSITRSSIQEIAQLKMVDLNAKDLEGAMKIIEGSVRSMGLEVVEG is encoded by the coding sequence ATGGCAAAGAAAGTCATCGCATTGGTAAAACTCCAGTTACAGGCCGGTCAGGCCACCCCCTCGCCTCCGGTCGGCCCCGCTCTCGGCCAGCACGGGGTCAATATCATGGAGTTCTGCAAGGCCTTCAACGAAAGGACCAAGAGCCAGGAAGGCACCATCATACCTGCCCTCATCACGATATTTTCGGACAGGACCTTTACCTTTGTGACGAAAACACCCCCGGCGTCATTTCTCATCAAGAAAGCGGCGAAGCTGGCAAAGGGAGCCCATGCTCCCAGAAAGGAAACCGTGGGTTCTATAACGAGATCCTCGATACAGGAGATCGCCCAGCTCAAGATGGTCGATCTCAACGCCAAGGACCTTGAGGGGGCCATGAAGATCATCGAAGGTTCGGTGAGAAGCATGGGTCTCGAGGTTGTGGAAGGATGA
- a CDS encoding elongation factor Tu, protein VELVTPIALEKELRFAIREGGKTVGAGVVTEIIE, encoded by the coding sequence CCGTCGAGCTCGTCACCCCCATCGCACTGGAAAAGGAGCTTCGTTTCGCCATCCGCGAGGGCGGCAAGACAGTCGGTGCCGGCGTCGTCACCGAGATAATCGAATAA
- the rplL gene encoding 50S ribosomal protein L7/L12 — protein sequence MSISREEVIQFIENMTVLELSEFVKELEDKFGVQAAMPMMAAAPGAGAAAPVAEAAEEKTEFNVTLTGYEADKKIQVIKVVRAITGLGLKEAKDLVEGVPKAVKEAVSKDEAANIKKQLEEVSGQVKVD from the coding sequence ATGAGTATTTCACGGGAAGAAGTGATCCAGTTCATCGAGAATATGACAGTGCTCGAACTCTCCGAGTTCGTTAAAGAGTTGGAAGACAAGTTCGGTGTCCAGGCGGCGATGCCCATGATGGCGGCAGCGCCGGGCGCAGGGGCGGCAGCCCCTGTAGCGGAGGCCGCGGAAGAGAAGACCGAGTTCAACGTTACCCTGACGGGTTACGAAGCGGACAAGAAGATCCAGGTCATCAAGGTCGTCCGTGCCATTACGGGACTCGGGCTCAAGGAAGCCAAGGACCTCGTGGAAGGAGTACCCAAAGCGGTTAAAGAAGCTGTCTCCAAAGACGAAGCTGCCAACATCAAGAAACAGCTTGAAGAAGTCAGCGGACAGGTCAAGGTTGATTAG
- the rpmG gene encoding 50S ribosomal protein L33: MRQLVILACGECKRRNYTTTKNKQKTPDRLEIKKYCSACRKHTSHKETK, from the coding sequence ATGCGGCAACTGGTTATATTGGCCTGCGGGGAATGCAAGAGGCGTAACTACACGACGACGAAGAACAAGCAGAAAACACCTGACAGGCTTGAGATCAAGAAGTACTGCAGTGCCTGCAGGAAGCACACAAGCCATAAGGAGACGAAATAG
- a CDS encoding 50S ribosomal protein L1, producing MALAKKYVEARKKIDREKRYELDEALDLLPQVAYAKFDETVELALRLGVDPRHADQMVRGSVALPNGLGKSVRVLVFAKGEKEKEAQESGADVVGAEDLIEKIQKGWMEFDKAIATPDVMGMVSKLGKILGPRGLMPNPKVGTVTFDIAKTVKEMKAGRVEFRVDKAGNLHVPVGKISFGKEKLLENLNSLLDAVTRLKPPTSKGTYVKGMAISTTMSPGIKIDPSYARNLTK from the coding sequence ATGGCACTTGCAAAAAAATATGTCGAAGCGAGAAAGAAGATCGATCGCGAAAAACGCTATGAGTTGGACGAGGCCCTGGACCTCCTGCCGCAGGTCGCTTATGCAAAGTTCGATGAGACCGTCGAACTGGCCCTGAGACTGGGTGTGGACCCCCGTCATGCCGACCAGATGGTCCGTGGCAGCGTGGCCCTTCCCAACGGACTGGGCAAGTCGGTCCGTGTCCTGGTCTTCGCGAAGGGCGAGAAGGAAAAGGAGGCTCAGGAATCGGGGGCCGACGTTGTCGGCGCCGAGGACCTTATCGAGAAGATCCAGAAAGGCTGGATGGAGTTCGACAAGGCCATCGCGACCCCTGATGTCATGGGCATGGTGAGTAAACTTGGAAAGATACTGGGTCCGAGAGGTCTCATGCCGAACCCCAAGGTCGGAACGGTGACCTTCGATATCGCGAAAACAGTGAAGGAGATGAAGGCCGGCCGGGTCGAGTTCAGAGTGGACAAGGCAGGCAACCTTCATGTTCCCGTTGGAAAGATCAGTTTTGGAAAAGAGAAGCTTCTTGAAAATCTCAACTCACTCCTCGATGCGGTTACTCGGCTCAAACCGCCCACAAGCAAAGGAACGTACGTAAAGGGAATGGCGATCAGTACCACTATGAGCCCTGGTATAAAGATCGACCCCTCATATGCGCGAAACCTGACGAAATAG